In a single window of the Zonotrichia leucophrys gambelii isolate GWCS_2022_RI chromosome 2, RI_Zleu_2.0, whole genome shotgun sequence genome:
- the LOC135443363 gene encoding GSK-3-binding protein-like, whose translation MPCRPGERFLLLERPVAVGQAGSKEVDALVAKLGEVLQLSAQRAPPPPRAPKHLGPGSARDRAAPYSPRCCSGAGAGLLAPRGPAPPQAHSQHVEPPRADRSGQQRVTKQLCGRGWLRSAARRRKQPPPGPGDGLAEEEDPHRLLQQLILSGNLIKEAVRRLQLAAAAAAAAASAASSGSTSAGSGGADGEAEAAAAVQPLQ comes from the coding sequence ATGCCGTGCCGCCCGGGCGAGcgcttcctgctgctggagcgcCCGGTCGCCGTGGGACAGGCGGGCTCTAAGGAGGTGGACGCGCTGGTGGCCAAGCTGGGCgaggtgctgcagctgagcgCTCAgcgggcgccgccgccgccccgcgcccccaAGCACCTGGGGCCGGGCAGCGCCCGCGACCGCGCCGCCCCGTACTCGCCGCGGTGctgcagcggggccggggccgggctgctGGCTCCGCGGGGACCGGCCCCGCCGCAAGCCCACTCGCAACATGTTGAGCCTCCGCGGGCGGACCGGAGCGGGCAGCAGCGAGTGACCAAGCAGCTGTGCGGACGGGGCTGGCTGCGGAGCGCCGCCCGCCGGAGGAAGCAGCCTCCGCCGGGGCCGGGTGACGGGCTGGCGGAGGAGGAGGACCCGCAccggctcctgcagcagctcatcctTTCCGGCAACCTCATCAAAGAAGCCGTCCGGCGGCTGCAActggcggcggcggcagcggcggcggcggcatcCGCGGCCTCCAGCGGCAGCACCtcggcggggagcggcggcgcggACGGCgaggcggaggcggcggcggcggtaCAGCCCCTGCAGTAG